The DNA window atacttTATTTCACCATATGTCACTGCTTTGTTAGTATGTATTGATATGGGAAATTAATGCTAGCATTATCGGGCGGTAAGCTCGTATTTCACGTAGAGTTAAAATCATGTCATATGTACTTTGTTCCTAGCCATACATGATACATGTACACACTTTGTGTATTATATTGACTTTATCTTGTATGATTAATTTGAAAATAAAGTAATGAATAGTCTTGCATAAAAAATGTACTAATTGATATATATAAAAGATGCATATTGTGTATAGTGTAAGGGCCATCAGTTTCTAATGTATGAAACGAAATTGGCGTCCATAAGATAAAACCAAACAACTCCGGTGAAAAAAGTAAGTTCCATATAACTATAATTCATCTATGCAAATAAAACTTGGACAAAACAATATGAGAAGCTGTATTTTTAGAGAACTTGATTAACTAACCAACAGCTTATTAGTATTAACAGTACATACCACTGATTATATAGCACACAATATTGGAAAAATCAAAGCAACTCTATATATCCACAAGCACACAAAACAGAACTCAAGGGAAGCCTTTTAATTGTGTAGAAACTATAACTTTATACATGAATATGGAATATGTATAGTTTCATAAATGATTCACACACAGCTACATCAACAACAATGCATTGgataaattaataaaacaatgCTTATGATAACCTACCAGAGGCCTATAAATTATAACCATCAAGATTTTGTTCTCTTACATGGATTTGGAAAAAACTGTGAGAAAAGAGATGTGAAATTTTAGTACATGTCATCAATAGAAGACTTTTATAAGAACAGATAAACAATATGGTTGGAATATCTCATTTATAGGTGGCGTTCAATGTTATTTCTTGAAATAAAAGTTGCAATCGGTGGTTGAAATTACATTCCACATCATGTATTATTCACCAaaatatgattgatgtattattCACCAAAATATGATGTCAACCTAGCTAGCCTATTAGAGACAAAATATTACATGAATTATGTCATGTATCTTATTAAGTAACTTGGCAGGATGGTGATGAGTAACAGGAAGGCAAGAGGGTTCCTTTAGTACCTCTTCCTTCTTATTTTTCCTTCTCAGTTGAAAGAATTGCTGCATTACATCCGCACACTCTGCCGCCAATACTCctcttcttatttttattttcggATGGAATGGTTGAACCGGTGCAGGCGCTATATCTCGGCCTTCTGAAATATTTTCTCCTCCGCCAGGGAAAATCCTGCAAACCAATTTTTATCATTGTTTATTTCTAAGCCAGAAAACTCAATTCCAGTTTTGAACAATACAAAGAGGATTCAAGCTACCATCAGCCCCAAGAAGCTTATTGGGAGCTCCCCACACAACAGTGTCTACTCTTGCCTAAAGAATGGCACTGACGCTCATTGCACAGGGTTCAAGCGTTACATAAAGGGATAAACGTAAAAAGGGAAGCTGCAGGGAATATAGCAACAGAATTACCTTTTTGTATATGTGTTAACACTACAACTGCTTGATCCAATGCAGACCTGCTAATGTTCACCACATTCGGCAGATGATAATGATAGATTGATATATAGCAGTGAAGTGTGAGGTAAATTGTTTTGATCTAAATTACAACCGAAAATTAGCTGACCTTGACCAACACTTTGTTCTTGTCGATAGCTTTGACAACTTCACCAACATATGAGCCAGGCTCTTGAAGAAGCTGCAGGGATAGAAATACATGTGTGTCACTAATTAAGCTACAGAATTCAAGTGCTGAAACACGTTCAATTAAATGGTTAATAACTAAACCATTAATCCATGCCATTGTAAGAAGAAGAAAATGTtgacataaaaagaaaaagactTACAGCCAGTTCTAATGTCGCGAATTCTATGCAGTGAATTGAGCATTGTTTTCATTTTAAATGACTGCAGTGAATTGAGCACTAAACTAATGAGGATAAAACAAAGAAAGTTGTGAGACTCTATAATGTGAGTCATTTAATTGTTAAATGTGTATTACTAACTCCATAACCTGCATTCCTAACTCCACAACCTTCATAACTTGTATTCAAAAGCATGGTTCAACCATCTAATTGTTGATCCATATAAATGAAACATAAAAGTTGTTAAATACAGATACATTCATATATAACAAATATCAAAAAGGCATGTAAACATACTTATAAGGACTCCAAAAGATCATTGTTGATACCGCATTTACTTTTTCAAGTCCACTAATAACTAATACAAGAAATAGTGATATTTGCTAACCAGCAAGATTCAGCTCTTCAGAAGGAAAAAGAAATAGTGAATCCTAACAATGCTACTCACAAGGCAGATTTATAAAATTGAGTTAAACTCAACCCAAATTTTAAATGAAAGCTTAATCACTGATAGCCAAAATATAATCAAACAGATCTTATGGAAAATCATTTGAGCATGCTCTTTCTCCTAAAACCATTAAGAGATTCATTTTGACGGTTAAAAAGATTTAAGTGAAGCACAACGCAAAGCCACATGAGTATTTAGACAAGATTTATCTTATGATAAAACCTAATTGAGAAAATTTTCAGATTCTAATTAATTACAATAAGTGGAAGCATAACATAATGCATAGTAAACCACGTTAATTATCAATATTTTGAAACATCAGTAAGGTAAATGGTGCCATATTATGAAACAGGAAACATTTACCAAGAATCCAACCGCCTGTCTTATGTGCTTGAGCTCATCCCAAGATGTTCCAGCATACTGCAAGTGCATACCCAAGGCAATTTGGTTAGACTTTCCGAAAACACATCCACCGACTCAAAATCCATACAGAGTAGCCATAAGTGATGACCTTATCAGTCTAAGTGATATATGCAATAACTCAACCTGTTTAACACAATACAGGTTCAAAATTATTGAATCATGATATTATCAATTATCAATATGAAATAAAAACATATCAGAAATGCAAATCAACTTTCAGAAAAAAGAAACTCAACTTTTTCTCTCAATTACAATTAATAGACCATTTGTTATCAACCCAAGAACTTAGTCGTCAAAATGTCACAAGCCCACCAAGAATTTTCTAAGAAACATAGAATAACAGAAGAGCAacacataacaacaacatatgaCCCACCAACAAACCCAACACGCAACAACAACGTAAGGGCAACACATATCTGCAACATAACCGCAACACAGATCTGCAACACAGAATTTGGGGATGTTTCACGTTGTGTGAACCACTGAAGTTCATCTCCCCTCTCTCCTTATGCCGAAGTCACGAATCGATCTCTACTTCAGATTCAAATCGAACACCAAACCAATTTCCAGGTTTGTTTAGATGTTGTGGTTAAGAAAGGGTACTTTTCCtgcaacaacaacagaacatcaACAACTACAAGATTCAAGAAAAACCATGTTAAACTACgttaaaaaacaacaacaacatgtttggtgaaaaacaacaacacaatAATATATCATTTTTAACGGTAAAGAACCCAGTCAAGATAAAAGGAAACGATTGCTTACATGAGTGAAAATGGGTTGAATGGGTTGAAGATGAAGCTGCCAAAAAATCTTGGTTCACACAACAACGACACCAAACCGCGATTTATGTATTTTTCGTGCAAAATATGAGAGAATGGAGAAGAGTTTGTATGGAAGGAAGAAGGGATTGTAGTGGCGGCTAGGGTTAGgggaggtgaagatgaagagagacgGCGAGAGaagaaggtgaagatgaagagagagacatgaaatatgaaataatagGGATAGTGGTGAAAAGTTGAGGAAATGGAAAAGGTGATTAACCGGATAATAGGTTAACCCGGATAATGGTGTGTACTaaggaaaatttgaaaaaaaatagtgCCATTTGGCAGTACAGAAAAAGTTCATTGGTTGAACTTAAATTTTATTTAGCAAATTACCATAAAGGGTTTTTGTTAGGGTAATTAAATTTTGCATTAAGGGTAAATATTGGTGTTTGGGGGTATCTTTCtttcttagttaggtagttgatttgCAATATGGAATGAGAggctgcatggttgaaggaaagcttataaggattgattggtatTACCTATAACAACAAGATGAATCTTCTTTTTGATAGCCTATCAAATAAGCATGTGAGTGAGGACAAACATGCTGCAAATacttgtgttggtttgtggggtaaGTTGCTAATTCTTAAAGAAGTCTGAGGCGTTACACTATCCATCTTGCATCTCACATTCATGTAGAAAAGGCTAAGTCGAAAATCTCAGGCTAACAAATTACCCCCAAAAATGTTATTTTCGATCATATTTGCAATATGGAAGAAAGAtggtttttttattcaaattagtTTGCATACATCATCGTCATCATGTCTTTTATTACCTAGGTGTCACGTCAGTAGAATATGAGTACCTTTCATCATGGCTCCGATTTTCAAGACTATTGTGAGCCAAGAAAATTAgttgcattaaataaaataaaaaatcattaattagtaatgatttaaatcaaaatttaaaatgtcGGTGTTTTAATCTCAAAGGGAAACGAAAGAGTCTCATCCTAATAGCTATATAATTTCATCCCCTCTTCTTCCTTCAGTTTCACCATTTCACTCTTTCTGAACCCTAAGAACTTAATCTTCTACACTAAGTTTGTACTCCCCGTTTAACCATTTCATTTTTATCGGCATGCAAACGGTAACACCAATCAAAAACTAAGTTGTTACTATTAATAAAAAGATGGTCTTTATGTTCTACATCACTAGGGTCCCAACTATGTATGCACTAAAAGTATTAATAAGGAAGAGAGTTTgtcgttgtcataccccaaatttgtcccacCCTTTTACTTTATATGGCTTAGACTATGTCATCTGCATACTTCTGCTAGGCCATCTATCATCttatgcattcattaatcaataaggcATGACATGGGATCAGAGGCCTTCTAACGAACTAGGGTTTTATTGGTTTGAGGTTCCACTTCATATAAGTCGGATTCAACTGTTTCCTCTATGTGTGTTGAGATATGGAATTATGGTTTGAGGTGTACATATCAAACAAAGATTTCGTCTAGTTCTTCTCTGTGCTTTGAATTGGGACTTGGAGAGTTTTATGGATCAGGAGCAGAGGAAACACAATTTTGGGAACACTATTTATCTTATGGATTAGGGTTTTCATTTTCGTGAACACTATTTGTCTTATGGATTAGGGTTTTCATTTTCGTGAGAGGCCTGATTCATTTGAGCCACATTGGAGATTGGATTATCTAATTATTTCGACTATAAGACATGTGCTTTAGATTTTATGCAAGAATTGGGTACGAAATAGAGTGGAACTTATGAATTATTTCAATATTGGAGAATATGTCAAGACTTTGACTTTTGGTCAGAGTCAACCAAGGAAAATTAACTTTTGACCAAAGTCTTTCTAGAGGTTTTGGATTTTGTTTTTCTTCATCATATTTCAAGTGGATATTTAGAACTTCGTTGGAAGCCAAGTGGAGGGAAAAAAGATAGTCAAAATtccatttgaaaaaaataataaaatcccATTACACGTCCCATTCAATCACTTGGTTCATTACAAATTCAAGAGCTGTGTACATGCTTCATTTCACTTCAttacaagaaaagaaaaaaaaacatacttCAAATATgagggttttattataaataaataaaagtcattCCATTACATCTACCACAAAATACACCATTTCACTACAAAGAAGGATTAGTACAAGTCTAGCCACATCCTAAACCTATTTACAAAgaagcctatatatatatatatatatatatatatatatatatatatatatatatatatatatatatatatatatatatatatata is part of the Vicia villosa cultivar HV-30 ecotype Madison, WI linkage group LG2, Vvil1.0, whole genome shotgun sequence genome and encodes:
- the LOC131652809 gene encoding uncharacterized protein LOC131652809 isoform X2; translation: MNFSGSHNVKHPQILCCRSVLRLCCRYVLPLRCCCVLGLLYAGTSWDELKHIRQAVGFLLLQEPGSYVGEVVKAIDKNKVLVKVCIGSSSCSVNTYTKRIFPGGGENISEGRDIAPAPVQPFHPKIKIRRGVLAAECADVMQQFFQLRRKNKKEEVLKEPSCLPVTHHHPAKLLNKIHDIIHVIFCL
- the LOC131652809 gene encoding uncharacterized protein LOC131652809 isoform X1, producing MNFSGSHNVKHPQILCCRSVLRLCCRYVLPLRCCCVLGLLYAGTSWDELKHIRQAVGFLLLQEPGSYVGEVVKAIDKNKVLVKQVCIGSSSCSVNTYTKRIFPGGGENISEGRDIAPAPVQPFHPKIKIRRGVLAAECADVMQQFFQLRRKNKKEEVLKEPSCLPVTHHHPAKLLNKIHDIIHVIFCL
- the LOC131652809 gene encoding tRNA(adenine(34)) deaminase, chloroplastic-like isoform X3, with amino-acid sequence MAWINGLVINHLIERVSALEFCSLISDTHVFLSLQLLQEPGSYVGEVVKAIDKNKVLVKQVCIGSSSCSVNTYTKRIFPGGGENISEGRDIAPAPVQPFHPKIKIRRGVLAAECADVMQQFFQLRRKNKKEEVLKEPSCLPVTHHHPAKLLNKIHDIIHVIFCL
- the LOC131652809 gene encoding tRNA(adenine(34)) deaminase, chloroplastic-like isoform X4 — protein: MHLQYAGTSWDELKHIRQAVGFLLLQEPGSYVGEVVKAIDKNKVLVKQVCIGSSSCSVNTYTKRIFPGGGENISEGRDIAPAPVQPFHPKIKIRRGVLAAECADVMQQFFQLRRKNKKEEVLKEPSCLPVTHHHPAKLLNKIHDIIHVIFCL